A stretch of Pyrenophora tritici-repentis strain M4 chromosome 7, whole genome shotgun sequence DNA encodes these proteins:
- a CDS encoding F-box domain containing protein: MADDSMDVSYSNKRTPLGVELPNDIWLSIIERLVSMSDLKALCLTSKSLRVLATPYLYDTVRIPLWNTPRVDAFFQSVGCGAGVHLGNTRTLIFEDEETPEEAICNLAGSFAFPNAPYFPDITQENTPVSTETLEKAMDFLNAILCSPILESLHLSWIFDRPSIVISFLHPSAPNLVSFSSHASVIGRTTEMNKHELADWELFEFEKLLNHCPKLQAFGFQLPELHLQPYHRGGRVQHITVDDRFMSALRRAPDLRILHLRQSNYILEDEPRPYEQFEDDKKAWAFQTQKWANAFFAYLHERGWCPKLNSLVIRCYMLNEHEGDAVITYIPQSCYIRGFQTDTFGRSGVVAVPVTRAILRATEPCAGILDYDPETNWAIGKFAPDDEMEWG, encoded by the exons ATGGCCGACGATAGCATGGACGTCTCCTATTCCAACAAGCGCACTCCCCTCGGGGTCGAGCTGCCGAATGATATCTGGCTCTCTATCATAGAGCGC CTTGTGTCAATGTCTGATCTCAAGGCTCTCTGTCTGACTTCAAAATCACTGCGTGTCCTCGCAACGCCATACTTGTATGATACAGTCCGCATCCCATTATGGAACACGCCTAGAGTGGACGCCTTTTTTCAAAGCGTTGGATGCGGCGCTGGTGTACATTTGGGCAACACCAGAACCCTCATCTTTGAAGATGAAGAAACACCTGAAGAAGCCATTTGCAATTTGGCCGGTTCCTTCGCCTTCCCAAACGCCCCATACTTTCCT GACATCACGCAAGAGAATACACCTGTCTCCACCGAAACCCTTGAGAAAGCTATGGACTTCTTGAACGCAATTCTATGCTCTCCAATTCTGGAAAGTCTGCATTTGAGTTGGATATTTGATCGCCCGTCCATAGTTATCAGTTTCCTACATCCGAGTGCACCGAATTTGGTATCCTTCAGCAGTCACGCGTCCGTTATTGGACGAACTACAGAGATGAACAAGCATGAATTAGCAGATTGGGAACTCTTTGAATTTGAGAAGCTGCTCAATCACTGCCCCAAGCTTCAGGCATTCGGATTTCAACTGCCAGAGCTACATCTTCAGCCATATCATCGAGGTGGTAGAGTCCAACATATAACAGTGGATGATAGATTTATG AGTGCTCTACGGCGAGCCCCTGATTTACGCATACTTCATTTGCGACAATCAAACTACATACTGGAGGATGAACCTCGTCCATATGAACAGTTCGAAGATGATAAGAAAGCCTGGGCTTTCCAAACACAAAAATGGGCCAACGCCTTCTTTGCGTATCTACATGAGCGCGGGTGGTGTCCAAAACTCAATTCTTTGGTCATCCGTTGCTATATGCTGAACGAACACGAGGGAGATGCTGTAATAACCTATATTCCACAGTCCTGCTATATTAGAGGCTTCCAGACCGATACTTTCGGCAGGAGTGGAGTCGTAGCTGTACCCGTCACGAGAGCTATTCTCCGAGCCACGGAGCCGTGCGCGGGAATTTTGGATTACGATCCAGAAACAAATTGGGCTATTGGAAAATTCGCTCCAGATGATGAGATGGAATGGGGCTGA
- a CDS encoding UbiH, 2-polyprenyl-6-methoxyphenol hydroxylase and related FAD-dependent oxidoreductase: protein MTTPKPVLISGAGLASLLLARSLHRSKIPFLVFERDASIVFRAQGYRLRLSVQGLDAIEHVLGPTGFQKFYDACGKTGGAGFSAIDPLTGETLGTDTPSVKSETLTSREGKVVGISRGDMRKLFMDGLEDKVHWNHQVKAYERTEDGVRLVFADGSKSEEGSMLVGGEGVKSAVAGQLSNGAIKVYDLGSRGIHGQASTTAFKNLGEGVFRMVDDTSQPNGGKVFLITNVRADDMDNPDIQFGWTMIGSPGVIKAPNDNYTITGSPAAQIAKSLTAQWHERVKPLFDNMDEAEAAFWKITCSSPKGVPEWPNDPRVTLVGDAVHAMTPAGGNGANTAVRDSALLGRLMAEAWERGHGQHWSGVTEAFEKEMRIYASEAVKASYGHAVGQFGLEGDLEDKPTLNEYITPN, encoded by the coding sequence ATGACTACCCCAAAGCCAGTTCTCATTTCCGGCGCCGGCCTCGCCTCTCTCCTCCTCGCCCGCTCGCTGCACCGCTCTAAGATCCCCTTCCTTGTCTTTGAGCGGGACGCGTCTATTGTGTTCCGCGCTCAGGGCTATCGCCTCCGCCTCTCCGTCCAGGGCCTTGATGCAATTGAACATGTGCTTGGCCCCACGGGTTTCCAGAAGTTCTATGATGCTTGTGGCAAAACTGGCGGTGCCGGCTTTTCGGCCATTGACCCGCTAACGGGCGAAACACTGGGTACCGACACGCCGAGCGTGAAGAGCGAGACTCTTACAAGCAGAGAAGGCAAGGTTGTGGGCATCTCGCGTGGTGATATGCGTAAGCTGTTCATGGACGGTCTGGAAGACAAGGTCCACTGGAACCACCAGGTCAAAGCATATGAGAGGACTGAAGACGGCGTGCGGCTAGTCTTTGCAGACGGTAGCAAGAGCGAAGAGGGCTCCATGCTCGTTGGGGGCGAGGGCGTCAAGAGCGCAGTAGCGGGGCAGCTCTCCAACGGCGCTATCAAGGTCTATGATCTCGGCTCAAGAGGTATACACGGTCAGGCGTCCACGACCGCTTTCAAGAACTTGGGCGAGGGCGTCTTCCGCATGGTTGACGACACTTCCCAGCCAAACGGTGGCAAGGTCTTTCTCATCACTAACGTTCGCGCTGACGACATGGACAACCCCGATATCCAATTCGGCTGGACCATGATCGGCTCACCAGGCGTCATCAAGGCACCCAACGACAACTACACCATCACAGGCTCGCCCGCCGCGCAGATAGCCAAGTCGCTCACCGCCCAATGGCATGAGCGTGTTAAGCCGTTGTTTGACAACATGGACGAGGCCGAAGCTGCATTTTGGAAGATCACTTGTTCATCGCCCAAGGGAGTGCCTGAGTGGCCCAACGACCCTCGCGTCACCTTGGTAGGCGACGCTGTACATGCCATGACACCTGCAGGCGGCAATGGTGCCAACACGGCCGTTCGTGATTCAGCCTTGCTCGGACGTCTGATGGCAGAAGCTTGGGAACGAGGCCATGGGCAGCATTGGTCAGGTGTGACTGAGGCCTTTGAAAAGGAGATGCGCATTTACGCAAGCGAGGCTGTCAAGGCCAGCTATGGTCATGCTGTAGGACAGTTCGGGCTTGAGGGTGATCTAGAGGATAAGCCCACGCTCAACGAGTATATAACACCAAACTGA
- a CDS encoding C6 zinc finger domain containing protein, which produces MRIEKLEAEVAILRDQMQMPTRQLQCRNHSSPMENSNVSVTEVTPRSQPERMVAASAVDAGFITWEQATHWFQSFFSGSQYLVPIFCERHDSVTSVSSRSAILFDAIVSIGCRADEGFNTTIYRQLQARVRDHITHLIINTSVPTIEDIQAVTLVAAYSENGFVLIAMALRFAMQLGLPHAVDRLIGKGHARSRAISSDERELYRLCRVWHGICNLELFFSLDGGKLPGLTLQISPRKIRSLLAHPERTSVDIRLLSQVELNIIRTEAYTKIMGRNSDFLSQQSEEQLRIAVDEASVELSLWLEEWRSIVSTEPISQRRGLALQNLQIQHEWAMMTLYLKAVASSGIENIAFMTDFQRDFICRAKEAASRHLHYMLQSSSSASPISSPASTTQTTASTYLSTFRWTLDYVWAKCAVSVLLVLKLAILLRDPVPAVMVLLRDAHRVLEELKTVTVGHIAYFQILQTSIEKCEAALREYAAEQDPSLGPESAPSRNGSLAETEFQGYVPSEFVFEWDFPGLNLKHMPLGWQDLFVNIDNLF; this is translated from the exons ATGCGCATCGAGAAGCTCGAGGCCGAAGTGGCGATCCTGCGAGACCAAATGCAGATGCCGACACGACAACTGCAGTGCCGCAATCATAGC TCCCCGATGGAAAACAGCAATGTGAGTGTCACAGAAGTAACGCCTCGTTCCCAGCCAGAGCGCATGGTGGCTGCCAGTGCTGTTGATGCAGGCTTTATAACATGGGAGCAAGCGACGCATTGGTTTCAAAG CTTCTTCTCAGGCAGT CAATACCTCGTGCCAATATTCTGTGAAAGGCACGACAGCGTCACATCAGTATCGTCGCGAAGCGCCATCCTTTTCGATGCAATAGTCAGCATCGGCTGTCGAGCTGACGAAGGTTTTAACACAACCATTTATCGCCAACTTCAGGCTCGAGTGCGCGACCACATCACCCATCTCATCATCAACACTAGCGTCCCTACGATTGAGGATATCCAGGCCGTAACCCTGGTGGCTGCATATTCTGAAAATGGCTTTGTCTTGATTGCCATGGCACTTCGATTTGCTATGCAACTTGGATTACCTCATGCTGTCGATCGGCTAATTGGGAAAGGCCATGCTAGATCAAGAGCCATTTCCAGCGATGAGAGGGAGCTTTATAGGCTATGCAGAGTCTGGCATGGCATTTGCAACCTTGAACTTTT TTTCTCGCTCGATGGCGGAAAACTTCCTGGCTTGACCCTTCAGATCTCACCACGGAAGATCAGAAGCCTCCTAGCCCATCCGGAGCGTACATCAGTGGACATCCGCCTGCTCTCCCAAGTAGAGCTCAACATCATCCGTACTGAAGCGTATACCAAGATCATGGGCCGGAACAGCGACTTTCTGTCTCAACAAAGCGAAGAACAGCTGCGGATTGCGGTGGATGAAGCGAGTGTTGAGCTATCGCTATGGCTCGAAGAATGGAGAAGCATTGTTTCGACCGAGCCCATATCGCAGAGACGAGGACTTGCCTTGCAGAATCTCCAGATCCAACATGAATGGGCTATGATGACTTTATACCTCAAAGCCGTGGCGTCCTCTGGTATCGAAAATATCGCCTTCATGACTGACTTCCAGCGAGACTTCATCTGTAGAGCTAAGGAGGCAGCAAGCCGCCATTTGCACTACATGCTACAGTCATCTTCTTCGGCATCGCCAATCTCGTCTCCGGCATCGACCACACAAACCACTGCATCCACCTACCTGAGCACGTTTCGCTGGACACTAGACTATGTCTGGGCAAAATGTGCCGTCTCTGTTCTCCTCGTTCTCAAACTAGCCATACTTCTCCGCGACCCGGTTCCTGCAGTCATGGTCCTACTCCGCGACGCGCACAGGGTGCTTGAGGAACTCAAGACCGTCACCGTCGGCCACATTGCCTATTTCCAGATCCTCCAGACGAGTATCGAGAAGTGTGAGGCTGCTTTGAGGGAGTATGCTGCTGAGCAGGATCCGAGTTTAGGCCCTGAAAGCGCACCGAGCAGAAATGGAAGCCTTGCTGAGACGGAGTTCCAGGGCTATGTGCCCAGTGAGTTTGTGTTTGAGTGGGACTTTCCAGGGCTAAATTTGAAGCACATGCCGCTTGGATGGCAGGATCTGTTTGTCAATATCGATAACTTGTTCTGA
- a CDS encoding Alpha-glucosidase, family 31 glycosyl hydrolase gives MPMLEHVPSGYHAAPTSASSNTGVELKSKAGDFNFTFDALRPGLFRTTFTSPKHPLPPHRATPVPAKTLGAADASVLSSNATSKLLSVDDVTAKVDWEGGTPIVSLTLAGQTTPIHTDLPYRSYCADGPGVSHYTRYNHGTLHLGLGEKPAPMDLSNRHFVLSATDSFGYDVYRTDPLYKHIPLLINATPNGCVGVFSTSHARGFYSVGSEMDGMWGRFKVYRQDYGGLEEYLLVGKTLPDIVRIYADLVGYPLLVPRWAFGYLAGGMKYSMTDDPPASESMMEFARKLKEYDIPCSGMQMSSGYTVAETEPKTRNVFTWNRHRFPDPKGWIDAYHKEGLRIIANVKPYVLGSHPEYEKLKAAGAFFTDSLTLAPAEARLWSAGGGESGVGGHIDFTSKAGYQWWYEGVRELRRIGIDCIWNDNNEYTVPHDGWECELTEPSLLQEPKSSTYGKSIGFWGRALNTELMGKSSYDAVLEMEPAERPFILTRSATAGTLRYCASSWSGDNVTSWTGMKGANAISLTAGMCLMQCYGHDIGGFEGPQPSPELLVRWCQQGIYSPRFAINCFKTGKDNNVGDVIEPWMYPETTALVRDTIKRRYQLIPYLYSLALHSHTTATPPQRWTGWGYESDPEIWNNKVLTDGETQYWLGDALLIGGVFEPGAETAKMYLPKDASDPNAAFLDLNNEPRTYYPAGQWVDVPSKWTISIPVLAKIGTAVPVGKAVQTLSQGETSNPANLPLDDYRGVEIFPPKGDSGGKVYATRWYEDDGVSPPPAKISVFTIKYQTTETEVLVSYEEKLQEGFRPAWKEVSVILPRGDGRGVVFNGQNAEKGEGDESGKVHFKGVVVR, from the coding sequence ATGCCGATGCTTGAGCACGTCCCGTCTGGCTACCACGCCGCCCCCACATCGGCATCCTCCAATACGGGTGTTGAGCTCAAGTCCAAGGCAGGCGACTTCAACTTCACATTCGATGCATTACGGCCGGGACTTTTCCGCACAACTTTCACCTCGCCAAAACACCCTCTTCCACCTCATCGAGCTACACCAGTACCCGCAAAGACGCTTGGTGCTGCGGACGCGTCTGTACTCTCTTCAAATGCCACTTCAAAGTTGCTTTCTGTAGACGACGTGACCGCCAAGGTAGATTGGGAAGGCGGGACACCCATTGTTTCCTTGACGCTTGCTGGGCAAACTACGCCAATCCACACAGACCTCCCCTACCGATCCTACTGCGCTGACGGGCCGGGCGTCTCCCATTACACCCGCTACAACCATGGGACGCTGCATCTCGGTCTTGGCGAGAAGCCAGCACCAATGGATCTCTCGAACCGGCATTTTGTGCTCTCGGCAACCGACTCCTTCGGCTACGATGTATACCGCACAGATCCCCTGTACAAGCACATTCCATTACTCATCAATGCCACACCAAATGGTTGTGTGGGTGTCTTTTCAACCTCGCATGCGAGGGGTTTCTACTCCGTCGGCTCGGAGATGGATGGTATGTGGGGGCGCTTCAAAGTGTACCGCCAAGACTATGGTGGCCTGGAAGAATATCTCCTCGTTGGAAAGACGTTGCCAGATATCGTCCGCATCTATGCCGATCTTGTCGGATATCCGCTGCTTGTTCCGCGATGGGCGTTTGGATACTTAGCCGGTGGCATGAAGTATTCCATGACAGACGACCCGCCAGCGAGTGAGAGCATGATGGAGTTTGCGAGAAAGCTAAAGGAATACGACATTCCCTGCTCGGGCATGCAGATGTCTTCTGGGTACACGGTTGCTGAGACTGAGCCAAAGACCAGAAACGTGTTCACTTGGAATCGCCATCGCTTCCCGGATCCCAAGGGCTGGATCGATGCCTACCACAAAGAGGGTCTGCGAATCATCGCAAATGTGAAGCCATACGTCTTGGGGAGTCATCCAGAATACGAGAAGCTCAAAGCGGCTGGTGCCTTCTTCACAGACTCGCTGACTTTGGCACCTGCTGAAGCTCGTCTCTGGAGTGCGGGAGGTGGCGAGAGCGGTGTCGGCGGCCACATCGACTTTACTTCCAAAGCTGGATACCAGTGGTGGTATGAAGGTGTCCGCGAGTTGAGGCGGATTGGTATCGACTGTATCTGGAACGATAACAACGAATACACCGTTCCACACGACGGCTGGGAATGCGAGCTAACCGAACCAAGTCTCCTCCAAGAACCTAAGAGCTCAACATACGGCAAGAGTATCGGCTTCTGGGGCCGTGCATTGAACACAGAGCTCATGGGCAAGTCGTCTTACGATGCTGTACTTGAGATGGAACCCGCAGAACGACCTTTCATCCTAACTCGCAGCGCCACAGCTGGCACTCTGCGGTATTGTGCCAGTTCCTGGAGCGGAGATAACGTGACCTCATGGACTGGTATGAAGGGAGCTAATGCGATCTCCCTAACCGCCGGTATGTGTCTGATGCAATGTTACGGCCACGACATTGGCGGTTTCGAAGGTCCACAGCCCAGCCCCGAACTGCTCGTCCGCTGGTGTCAACAAGGCATCTACAGCCCACGCTTCGCAATCAACTGCTTCAAAACGGGCAAAGACAACAATGTCGGCGACGTAATCGAGCCCTGGATGTACCCCGAAACCACAGCCCTAGTCCGAGACACAATCAAGCGCCGCTACCAACTAATCCCCTACCTCTACTCCCTCGCCCTCCACTCCCACACGACCGCCACACCGCCGCAGCGCTGGACAGGCTGGGGCTACGAGTCCGACCCAGAAATCTGGAACAACAAGGTCCTCACAGATGGCGAAACACAATATTGGCTCGGCGACGCCCTCCTCATCGGCGGCGTCTTCGAACCCGGCGCCGAAACAGCGAAAATGTATCTCCCCAAAGACGCCTCTGACCCCAACGCCGCCTTCCTCGATCTCAACAATGAACCGCGAACATACTACCCAGCAGGCCAATGGGTCGACGTCCCCTCAAAATGGACAATCAGCATTCCCGTCCTGGCGAAGATCGGAACCGCGGTCCCCGTCGGCAAAGCCGTACAAACCCTCTCTCAAGGCGAAACTAGTAACCCCGCCAACCTCCCTCTCGATGACTACCGCGGCGTGGAGATTTTCCCACCAAAGGGTGATTCGGGTGGTAAGGTGTATGCGACGAGGTGGTATGAAGACGATGGCGTATCGCCGCCGCCGGCAAAGATATCGGTTTTCACGATCAAGTATCAGACGACTGAGACGGAGGTGCTGGTGTCGTACGAGGAGAAGCTGCAGGAGGGTTTTAGGCCGGCGTGGAAGGAGGTGAGCGTTATCTTGCCGAGGGGGGATGGGAGGGGTGTAGTGTTCAATGGGCAGAATGCTGAGAAGGGGGAGGGTGATGAAAGTGGGAAGGTGCACTTTAAGGGGGTGGTTGTGCGGTAG
- a CDS encoding tyrosinase central domain protein, translated as MLREECGYKGHLPYWNWAHYAHDPTSGPLLDGSDTSLSGDGSYLPGRNYSCIGSTTEGCQVRLYPGSGGGCVTSGPFKDWTINMGPRGSLMNEYLKPNPQADGMGYNPRCLRRDINRVAANATNDFEVSSLIKGNKDIANFQDDCQGRFEQGLMGVHAAGHYQIGGDAGSDIYNSPADPTFFLHHGMIDRVWWTWQNFDIESRQYAIAGQTLLGGGGRNGTLDDIISLGDYVGAPNITVREAMNTLDGPFCYIYA; from the exons ATGCTTCGCGAGGAATGCGGCTACAAGGGTCACCTACCATACTGGAACTGGGCTCACTATGCGCACGACCCCACGAGCGGCCCATTGCTGGATGGCAGCGACACCAGCTTGTCCGGAGATGGATCGTACCTCCCGGGGAGGAATTACTCGTGTATCGGGTCGACTACGGAAGGGTGCCAAGTTCGCCTCTATCCTGGTTCCGGAGGTGGCTGTGTTACCTCTGGTCCTTTCAAGGA CTGGACGATCAACATGGGCCCGCGTGGATCCCTGATGAACGAGTATCTAAAGCCAAACCCGCAAGCCGATGGCATGGGCTATAACCCGCGCTGCCTTCGTCGCGACATCAATAGGGTAGCTGCCAACGCGACCAATGACTTTGAGGTCTCTTCTCTCATCAAGGGGAACAAAGACATTGCCAATTTCCAGGACGACTGCCAGGGTCGATTTGAGCAAGGTCTCATGGGCGTACACGCTGCTGGCCACTACCAGATTGGTGGAGACGCTGGCTCGGATATCTACAACTCTCCTGCAGATCCGACTTTCTTCCTGCATCACGGAATGATTGATAGGGTGTGGTGGACGTGGCAAAACTTTGACATTGAGAGCAGACAGTATGCCATCGCTGGTCAAACTTTGCTGGGCGGTGGTGGGCGGAATGGCACGCTCGACGATATCATCTCTTTGGGTGATTATGTTGGTGCACCCAACATTACTGTGCGGGAAGCTATGAACACCCTCGACGGGCCGTTTTGCTATATATATGCCTAG